A window from Populus trichocarpa isolate Nisqually-1 chromosome 3, P.trichocarpa_v4.1, whole genome shotgun sequence encodes these proteins:
- the LOC7497848 gene encoding nucleoside diphosphate kinase 3 isoform X1 — translation MSPKIWRSASRAAQSLLSSASKSSRFYSGRAVAAAVSFSGKLPFLASVHGRTGSSNVARQWISGALAFPAAVYMLQEQEAHAAQMEQTFIAIKPDGVQRGLISEIISRFERKGFKLVAIKVVVPSKEHAQKHYHDLKERPFFNGLCDFLSSGPVVAMVWEGEGVIKYGRKLIGATDPQKSEPGTIRGDLAVAIGGNVIHGSDGPETAKDEINLWFKPEELVSYTSNAEKWIYGVN, via the exons atgagccCTAAGATATGGAGATCTGCTTCCAGAGCTGCACAGTCTCTCCTCTCTTCAGCCTCTAAAAGCTCTCGCTTTTACTCTG GGAGAGCTGTCGCAGCAGCAGTTTCATTCAGTGGAAAGTTGCCTTTCCTAGCTTCGGTTCATGGAAGGACTGGTTCTTCAAATGTGGCTAGGCAATGGATTTCAGGGGCTCTTGCATTTCCTGCCGCAG TTTATATGCTCCAAGAACAGGAGGCACATGCTGCTCAG ATGGAGCAAACTTTCATTGCCATCAAGCCTGATGGAGTGCAGAGAGGGCTG ATTTCAGAAATCATTTCTCGTTTTGAGCGAAAAGGTTTTAAACTTGTAGCAATTAAAGTGGTGGTTCCTTCTAAGGAACATGCTCAGAAACATTATCATGATCTGAAGGAAAGACCGTTCTTTAATGGTCTTTGTGACTTCCTTAGCTCAGGACCTGTTGTTGCCATG GTATGGGAAGGAGAAGGGGTGATCAAATATGGTAGGAAACTTATTGGAGCAACGGATCCTCAGAAATCAGAACCAGGAACTATCAGGGGTGATCTAGCCGTTGCTATTGGAGG AAATGTCATTCACGGAAGTGATGGACCCGAGACCGCCAAGGATGAGATTAACTTATGGTTCAAACCAGAGGAATTGGTTAGCTACACTAGCAATGCTGAGAAGTGGATCTATGGAGTGAACTga
- the LOC7497851 gene encoding UDP-glucose 4-epimerase 2, whose amino-acid sequence MAKSILVTGGAGYIGSHTVLQLLLGGYSIVVVDNLDNSSDIALKRVKELAGDFGKNLVFHQVDLRDKPALEKIFARTKFDAVIHFAGLKAVGESVQKPLLYFNNNLIGTITLLEVMTSHGCKQLVFSSSATVYGCPKEVPCTEEFPLSAASPYGRTKLFIEGICCDIHRSDSEWKIILLRYFNPVGAHPSGHIGEDPLGIPNNLMPYVQQVAVGRRPHLTVYGTDYSTKDGTGVRDYIHVVDLADGHIAALRKLSDANIGCEVYNLGTGKGTSVLEMVAAFEKASRKKIPLVMAARRPGDAEIVYAATEKAERELNWKAKYGIDEMCRDQWNWAGKNPYGYGSSDSTN is encoded by the exons ATGGCGAAGAGTATCTTGGTTACCGGCGGTGCCGGTTACATAGGGAGCCATACGGTGCTGCAGCTTTTACTTGGCGGTTACAGCATCGTGGTTGTTGATAATCTCGACAACTCCTCTGATATTGCTCTTAAAAGAGTTAAAGAACTCGCCGGTGATTTCGGTAAAAACCTCGTCTTTCACCAG GTTGATCTCCGGGATAAGCCAGCACTGGAAAAAATTTTTGCCAGGACAAA ATTTGATGCTGTCATTCACTTTGCTGGGCTGAAAGCGGTTGGTGAGAGTGTGCAGAAACCATTGCTTTACTTTAACAACAATCTCATTGGAACAATTACCCTGCTAGAAGTTATGACTTCCCATGGATGCAAGCAG tTGGTGTTTTCATCTTCGGCTACTGTTTATGGTTGCCCAAAGGAGGTTCCATGTACAGAAGAGTTTCCTTTGTCTGCTGCCAGCCCATACGGAAGAACCAAG CTCTTCATTGAAGGGATCTGCTGTGATATCCACCGTTCAGACTCTGAATGGAAGATCATTTTGCTTAGATACTTCAATCCAGTTGGTGCACATCCAAGTGGTCATATTGGTGAGGATCCACTTGGAATTCCAAACAATCTCATGCCCTATGTGCAGCAAGTTGCTGTTGGCAGGCGGCCTCATCTAACCGTTTATGGAACTGATTATTCAACTAAAGATGGCACTGGG GTACGTGATTACATTCATGTTGTTGATTTAGCGGATGGGCACATTGCTGCATTGCGTAAGCTCTCTGATGCTAATATAG GTTGTGAAGTGTACAACTTGGGAACAGGAAAAGGTACATCCGTTCTGGAGATGGTTGCGGCATTTGAAAAGGCATCTAGAAAG AAAATTCCCCTTGTAATGGCCGCTCGGCGACCTGGTGATGCTGAAATTGTGTATGCAGCAACAGAGAAGGCAGAACGTGAATTGAATTGGAA GGCAAAATATGGCATTGATGAGATGTGTAGGGATCAATGGAACTGGGCCGGCAAGAACCCTTATGGCTATGGATCTTCTGACAGCACTAACTAA
- the LOC7497849 gene encoding uncharacterized protein LOC7497849 — protein sequence MAIKPLTHDEIANTEKKLDMPLDDIIKMSKNTAKPKKQQRAPIKNQKMFNNPAHEKALKMRRYMDSRPLVRQAALAQRRSNFQRNQFPLTSEAARKAAVARFRNRSFGHNFMANANNARAGGFTVQRRVANGGFAMKSPPRLNQQQQQGDGGAKQRPQTLDSLFANMKEQRMKVLSRRNKVVQHNGGGRQPRVPWARGRF from the exons ATGGCCATTAAACCACTTACTCATGACGAAATTGCAAATACAGAAAAGAAATTGGACATGCCATTAG atgacATCATCAAAATGTCTAAAAATACAGCTAAACCCAAGAAGCAGCAAAGGGCTCCA ATTAAAAATCAGAAAATGTTCAACAACCCTGCCCATGAAAAAGCTTTAAAGATGCGGCGTTATATGGACTCAAGGCCTTTGGTTCGGCAG GCTGCCTTGGCTCAAAGAAGGTCAAATTTCCAGAGGAATCAATTTCCTTTAACATCTGAGGCTGCAAGGAAGGCTGCAGTTGCTCGCTTTCGCAATAGAAGTTTTGGTCATAATTTCATGGCTAATGCAAACAATGCAAG GGCTGGAGGTTTTACAGTCCAGAGGAGAGTTGCAAATGGAGGCTTTGCTATGAAG TCACCACCACGCCTGaatcaacaacagcagcaggggGATGGAGGTGCTAAGCAGAGGCCTCAAACATTGGACTCACTGTTTGCTAACATGAAGGAGCAGAGGATGAAAGTCTTGTCACGACGAAACAAAGTTGTACAACACAATGGCGGCGGCAGGCAGCCAAGGGTGCCATGGGCGAGAGGTCGATTCTGA
- the LOC7497852 gene encoding dynamin-related protein 5A, whose amino-acid sequence MENLISLVNKIQRACTALGDHGEATALPTLWDSLPSIAVVGGQSSGKSSVLESVVGKDFLPRGSGIVTRRPLVLQLHKIDEGSREYAEFLHLPRKRFTDFAAVRREIQDETDRETGRTKQISSVPIHLSIYSPNVVNLTLIDLPGLTKVAVEGQPDSIVQDIENMVRSYIEKPNCIILAISPANQDLATSDAIKISREVDPTGERTLGVLTKIDLMDKGTDAADILEGKSYRLKFPWVGVVNRSQADINKNVDMIAARHREREYFASTPEYKHLAHRMGSEHLAKMLSNHLEVVIKSKIPGIQSLVNKTIAELESELSRLGKPIAADAGGKMYSIMEICRLFDQIYKEHLDGVRSGGDKIYNVFDNQLPAALKRLQFDKQLSMENIRKLITEADGYQPHLIAPEQGYRRLIESSVVSIRGPAEAAVDAVHALLKELVHKAISETIELKQYPALRVEVSDAAIESLERMKQASKKATLQLVDMECSYLTVDFFRKLPQDVDKGGNPTHSIFDRYNDSYLRRIGSTVLSYVNMVCASLRNSIPKSIVYCQVREAKRSLLDHFFTELGKLEQKQLSSLLNEDPAVMERRTALAKRLELYRSAQAEIDAVAWSK is encoded by the exons ATGGAGAACTTGATTTCCTtagttaataaaattcaaagagCTTGTACTGCTCTTGGTGACCACGGTGAAGCTACTGCCTTACCTACTCTTTGGGACTCCTTACCCTCCATCGCCGTCGTCGGTGGCCAG agTTCAGGGAAGTCATCGGTGCTGGAGAGTGTAGTAGGGAAAGATTTTTTGCCTCGTGGTTCCG GTATCGTTACACGGCGGCCACTTGTGTTGCAGCTTCATAAGATTGATGAAGGAAGTAGAGAATACGCTGAGTTCCTTCATCTCCCGAGGAAAAGATTTACTGATTTCG CTGCGGTGAGGAGGGAGATTCAAGACGAGACTGATAGAGAGACTGGCCGAACAAAGCAAATTTCTAGTGTTCCAATTCATCTTAGTATTTACTCTCCTAATG TTGTGAACTTGACATTGATCGATCTTCCTGGGCTTACTAAAGTAGCAGTCG AGGGTCAACCAGACAGTATTGTGCAAGATATTGAAAACATGGTTCGCTCTTATATCGAGAAG CCCAACTGTATAATTTTAGCCATTTCACCCGCCAATCAAGATCTTGCCACCTCTGATGCTATTAAAATCTCTCGTGAAGTGGACCCAACAG GAGAGAGGACCTTGGGAGTCTTGACAAAGATCGATCTTATGGATAAGGGCACTGATGCAGCTGAT ATATTGGAAGGAAAATCTTATCGCCTAAAATTTCCATGGGTCGGTGTGGTGAATCGCTCACAAGCAGATATTAACAAGAATGTCGACATGATTGCTGCTCGGCATAGAGAGCGCGAGTATTTTGCCAGCACCCCAGAATACAAGCACCTTGCCCACAGAATGGGTTCAGAGCATCTAGCAAAGATGCTGTCAAAT CATTTGGAAGTTGTAATCAAGTCCAAAATCCCAGGCATTCAGTCCCTTGTCAACAAAACAATTGCAGAACTTGAATCTGAATTGAGTCGTCTTGGAAAACCTATTGCTGCAGATGCTGGA GGAAAGATGTACTCAATCATGGAGATTTGCCGCCTTTTTGATCAAATATACAAAGAGCATCTTGATGGCGT CCGATCTGGTGGTGATAAAATTTACAATGTTTTCGATAACCAGCTTCCTGCTGCTCTAAAAAGGCTACAGTTTGACAAGCAACTTTCAATGGAAAACATTCGGAAATTGATCACTGAAGCTGATGGGTATCAACCTCACTTGATAGCTCCTGAACAAGGATATCGTCGTCTCATTGAATCTTCTGTAGTTTCTATCCGAGGTCCTGCTGAGGCAGCTGTTGATGCG GTTCATGCCCTTCTAAAGGAGCTGGTTCACAAGGCTATCAGTGAGACTATA GAATTGAAGCAGTATCCTGCTCTTAGAGTAGAGGTCAGTGATGCTGCTATTGAGTCACTTGAGAGAatgaagcaagcaagcaagaaaGCAACACTTCAGCTAGTCGATATGGAGTGTAGCTACCTGACAGTGGACTTTTTTCGGAAACTTCCTCAGGATGTTGACAAGGGTGGAAACCCTACACATTCCATATTTGATAGATATAATGATTCATATCTTAGGCGAATTG GATCTACTGTTTTGTCTTATGTCAATATGGTCTGTGCTAGTCTACGTAACTCTATTCCAAAGTCCATTGTTTATTGCCAAGTGCGTGAGGCGAAACGAAGCCTGCTCGACCATTTCTTCACGGAGTTGGGTAAACTGGAG CAAAAGCAATTGTCATCATTATTGAACGAGGATCCAGCAGTCATGGAGCGCCGTACTGCCCTTGCAAAGAGACTTGAGCTATATAGGAGTGCACAAGCAGAAATTGATGCAGTTGCTTGGTCTAAGTAG
- the LOC7497850 gene encoding uncharacterized protein LOC7497850 isoform X3: protein MTVNLGSSSCLSLLFSHSPPPPVSKLFPKPNYITTATLISLVFSFNKTTPFLSTSRTPSLKPLPFSLSQSDNGIVDNTNSVLSLNEESLSRVSAAKDANEALQIIAEITNRSNGLVSVTDCRGIITAAIDRCNADLALSVFYAMRSSFDQGSDTEIERWKWSRPDVSVYTSLVQGLAAALKVSDALKMIDYICRIGVSPSEEVPFGKVVRCPTCMIAVAVAQPQHGIQIASCAKCRYQYELVSGDITSIDSEAISMDLPAWERGLRFLQIMKQSIPAAVHSIVVQTPSGMARTQRFATETIDLPAQEGERVTISSAAPSNIYRDVGPFKFSPKAPNVYPGEPLCLMNHENDRESLLLRAPVKDGKLSLLNPSVLVPLLAVLATGDAASGIIDPSLPQFLLVAAISSLGVGATLNKLVLPRLNQLPQKSVDVTAIKQKLLSQYDVLQSRIKELKEAAEKEVWMLARMCQLENKIFAVGELSYRFLP from the exons atgacagTAAACTTAGGCTCCTCCTCCTGCCTCTCTCTCTTGTTCTCAcactctcctcctcctccagtcTCCAAACTCTTTCCAAAACCAAACTACATTACTACAGCCACTCTCATCTCCCTcgtattttctttcaataaaaccACTCCATTCCTTTCCACTTCAAGAACACCGTCTTTAAAACCACTCCCTTTTTCCCTAAGCCAATCCGATAACGGCATCGTAGACAACACCAACTCTGTTTTATCACTAAACGAAGAGTCACTTTCTCGAGTCTCCGCTGCTAAAGACGCCAATGAAGCATTACAAATTATCGCCGAAATTACTAACAGAAGCAACGGTTTAGTTAGTGTAACCGATTGTCGTGGTATTATAACGGCCGCCATTGATCGCTGCAATGCCGATTTggctctctctgttttttacGCTATGCGTTCCAGCTTCGACCAAGGTA GTGATACTGAGATTGAGAGATGGAAATGGTCACGGCCGGATGTCAGTGTTTACACGTCATTAGTTCAAGGTCTTGCTGCGGCTTTGAAGGTTTCTGACGCTCTTAAGATGATTGATTATATTTGCCGCATTGGAGTGTCGCCTAGCGAAGAG GTTCCGTTCGGGAAGGTAGTGAGATGTCCAACTTGTATGATAGCTGTTGCTGTTGCACAACCTCAGCATGGCATTCAG ATTGCATCTTGTGCCAAGTGCCGATACCAGTATGAGCTTGTTTCTGGGGATATCACTAGTATTGACTCAGAAGCAATCAG CATGGATCTTCCAGCTTGGGAAAGGGGGCTGAGATTTTTGCAAATAATGAAGCAAAGTATTCCTGCAGCTGTTCACTCCATTGTG GTACAGACCCCTTCTGGTATGGCACGTACACAGAGATTTGCTACTGAAACAATTGACCTTCCAGCACAAGAAGGTGAAAGGGTGACCATTTCTTCAGCAGCTCCATCAAATATTTATAGAGATGTTGGCCCCTTTAAATTTAGTCCAAAGGCGCCCAATGTCTACCCTGGAGAACCTTTGTGCCTGATGAACCATGAAAATGATCGGGAGTCACTTCTGTTAAGAGCCCCTGTAAAAGATGGAAAGTTATCCTTGCTTAACCCTTCTGTCCTTGTTCCACTTCTTGCTGTCTTGGCTACTGGAGACGCTGCATCTGGTATTATTGATCCCAGCTTGCCCCAGTTCCTTTTAGTTGCTGCTATTTCTTCTCTGGGTGTTGGAGCTACTCTAAATAAACTAGTTCTCCCGAGATTGAACCAG CTTCCTCAAAAGTCAGTGGATGTAACTGCAATCAAGCAGAAGCTGTTATCTCAATATGATGTGCTTCAGTCTCGCATCAAGGAACTAAAAGAAGCAGCTGAAAAAGAG GTATGGATGTTGGCTCGGATGTGTCAACTGGAGAACAAAATTTTTGCTGTTGGAGAACTTTCTTATCG ATTTCTTCCatga
- the LOC7497850 gene encoding uncharacterized protein LOC7497850 isoform X2: protein MTVNLGSSSCLSLLFSHSPPPPVSKLFPKPNYITTATLISLVFSFNKTTPFLSTSRTPSLKPLPFSLSQSDNGIVDNTNSVLSLNEESLSRVSAAKDANEALQIIAEITNRSNGLVSVTDCRGIITAAIDRCNADLALSVFYAMRSSFDQGDTEIERWKWSRPDVSVYTSLVQGLAAALKVSDALKMIDYICRIGVSPSEEVPFGKVVRCPTCMIAVAVAQPQHGIQIASCAKCRYQYELVSGDITSIDSEAISMDLPAWERGLRFLQIMKQSIPAAVHSIVVQTPSGMARTQRFATETIDLPAQEGERVTISSAAPSNIYRDVGPFKFSPKAPNVYPGEPLCLMNHENDRESLLLRAPVKDGKLSLLNPSVLVPLLAVLATGDAASGIIDPSLPQFLLVAAISSLGVGATLNKLVLPRLNQLPQKSVDVTAIKQKLLSQYDVLQSRIKELKEAAEKEVWMLARMCQLENKIFAVGELSYRARIDRLKRVREGLEKSLKGLIGLIDSYARISSMIEIEVEMDSDVLAAEAMSNVESIAEQIQKIMELENLEERWRLQAEANDEAERLLSSQPVPTEQV, encoded by the exons atgacagTAAACTTAGGCTCCTCCTCCTGCCTCTCTCTCTTGTTCTCAcactctcctcctcctccagtcTCCAAACTCTTTCCAAAACCAAACTACATTACTACAGCCACTCTCATCTCCCTcgtattttctttcaataaaaccACTCCATTCCTTTCCACTTCAAGAACACCGTCTTTAAAACCACTCCCTTTTTCCCTAAGCCAATCCGATAACGGCATCGTAGACAACACCAACTCTGTTTTATCACTAAACGAAGAGTCACTTTCTCGAGTCTCCGCTGCTAAAGACGCCAATGAAGCATTACAAATTATCGCCGAAATTACTAACAGAAGCAACGGTTTAGTTAGTGTAACCGATTGTCGTGGTATTATAACGGCCGCCATTGATCGCTGCAATGCCGATTTggctctctctgttttttacGCTATGCGTTCCAGCTTCGACCAAG GTGATACTGAGATTGAGAGATGGAAATGGTCACGGCCGGATGTCAGTGTTTACACGTCATTAGTTCAAGGTCTTGCTGCGGCTTTGAAGGTTTCTGACGCTCTTAAGATGATTGATTATATTTGCCGCATTGGAGTGTCGCCTAGCGAAGAG GTTCCGTTCGGGAAGGTAGTGAGATGTCCAACTTGTATGATAGCTGTTGCTGTTGCACAACCTCAGCATGGCATTCAG ATTGCATCTTGTGCCAAGTGCCGATACCAGTATGAGCTTGTTTCTGGGGATATCACTAGTATTGACTCAGAAGCAATCAG CATGGATCTTCCAGCTTGGGAAAGGGGGCTGAGATTTTTGCAAATAATGAAGCAAAGTATTCCTGCAGCTGTTCACTCCATTGTG GTACAGACCCCTTCTGGTATGGCACGTACACAGAGATTTGCTACTGAAACAATTGACCTTCCAGCACAAGAAGGTGAAAGGGTGACCATTTCTTCAGCAGCTCCATCAAATATTTATAGAGATGTTGGCCCCTTTAAATTTAGTCCAAAGGCGCCCAATGTCTACCCTGGAGAACCTTTGTGCCTGATGAACCATGAAAATGATCGGGAGTCACTTCTGTTAAGAGCCCCTGTAAAAGATGGAAAGTTATCCTTGCTTAACCCTTCTGTCCTTGTTCCACTTCTTGCTGTCTTGGCTACTGGAGACGCTGCATCTGGTATTATTGATCCCAGCTTGCCCCAGTTCCTTTTAGTTGCTGCTATTTCTTCTCTGGGTGTTGGAGCTACTCTAAATAAACTAGTTCTCCCGAGATTGAACCAG CTTCCTCAAAAGTCAGTGGATGTAACTGCAATCAAGCAGAAGCTGTTATCTCAATATGATGTGCTTCAGTCTCGCATCAAGGAACTAAAAGAAGCAGCTGAAAAAGAG GTATGGATGTTGGCTCGGATGTGTCAACTGGAGAACAAAATTTTTGCTGTTGGAGAACTTTCTTATCG TGCTCGTATAGATAGGTTGAAAAGGGTCCGAGAAGGATTGGAAAAGTCACTCAAAGGACTGATTGGACTCATTGATAGCTATGCAAGA ATTTCTTCCatgattgaaattgaagttgaaatggACTCTGATGTTCTTGCTGCTGAAGCAATGAGCAATGTG gaaagcaTTGCTGAACAGATACAGAAAATTATGGAACTGGAAAATCTTGAAGAG AGATGGAGACTACAAGCTGAAGCAAATGATGAGGCTGAAAGACTACTTAGTTCCCAACCTGTACCTACCGAGCAGGTTTAG
- the LOC7497850 gene encoding uncharacterized protein LOC7497850 isoform X1: protein MTVNLGSSSCLSLLFSHSPPPPVSKLFPKPNYITTATLISLVFSFNKTTPFLSTSRTPSLKPLPFSLSQSDNGIVDNTNSVLSLNEESLSRVSAAKDANEALQIIAEITNRSNGLVSVTDCRGIITAAIDRCNADLALSVFYAMRSSFDQGSDTEIERWKWSRPDVSVYTSLVQGLAAALKVSDALKMIDYICRIGVSPSEEVPFGKVVRCPTCMIAVAVAQPQHGIQIASCAKCRYQYELVSGDITSIDSEAISMDLPAWERGLRFLQIMKQSIPAAVHSIVVQTPSGMARTQRFATETIDLPAQEGERVTISSAAPSNIYRDVGPFKFSPKAPNVYPGEPLCLMNHENDRESLLLRAPVKDGKLSLLNPSVLVPLLAVLATGDAASGIIDPSLPQFLLVAAISSLGVGATLNKLVLPRLNQLPQKSVDVTAIKQKLLSQYDVLQSRIKELKEAAEKEVWMLARMCQLENKIFAVGELSYRARIDRLKRVREGLEKSLKGLIGLIDSYARISSMIEIEVEMDSDVLAAEAMSNVESIAEQIQKIMELENLEERWRLQAEANDEAERLLSSQPVPTEQV, encoded by the exons atgacagTAAACTTAGGCTCCTCCTCCTGCCTCTCTCTCTTGTTCTCAcactctcctcctcctccagtcTCCAAACTCTTTCCAAAACCAAACTACATTACTACAGCCACTCTCATCTCCCTcgtattttctttcaataaaaccACTCCATTCCTTTCCACTTCAAGAACACCGTCTTTAAAACCACTCCCTTTTTCCCTAAGCCAATCCGATAACGGCATCGTAGACAACACCAACTCTGTTTTATCACTAAACGAAGAGTCACTTTCTCGAGTCTCCGCTGCTAAAGACGCCAATGAAGCATTACAAATTATCGCCGAAATTACTAACAGAAGCAACGGTTTAGTTAGTGTAACCGATTGTCGTGGTATTATAACGGCCGCCATTGATCGCTGCAATGCCGATTTggctctctctgttttttacGCTATGCGTTCCAGCTTCGACCAAGGTA GTGATACTGAGATTGAGAGATGGAAATGGTCACGGCCGGATGTCAGTGTTTACACGTCATTAGTTCAAGGTCTTGCTGCGGCTTTGAAGGTTTCTGACGCTCTTAAGATGATTGATTATATTTGCCGCATTGGAGTGTCGCCTAGCGAAGAG GTTCCGTTCGGGAAGGTAGTGAGATGTCCAACTTGTATGATAGCTGTTGCTGTTGCACAACCTCAGCATGGCATTCAG ATTGCATCTTGTGCCAAGTGCCGATACCAGTATGAGCTTGTTTCTGGGGATATCACTAGTATTGACTCAGAAGCAATCAG CATGGATCTTCCAGCTTGGGAAAGGGGGCTGAGATTTTTGCAAATAATGAAGCAAAGTATTCCTGCAGCTGTTCACTCCATTGTG GTACAGACCCCTTCTGGTATGGCACGTACACAGAGATTTGCTACTGAAACAATTGACCTTCCAGCACAAGAAGGTGAAAGGGTGACCATTTCTTCAGCAGCTCCATCAAATATTTATAGAGATGTTGGCCCCTTTAAATTTAGTCCAAAGGCGCCCAATGTCTACCCTGGAGAACCTTTGTGCCTGATGAACCATGAAAATGATCGGGAGTCACTTCTGTTAAGAGCCCCTGTAAAAGATGGAAAGTTATCCTTGCTTAACCCTTCTGTCCTTGTTCCACTTCTTGCTGTCTTGGCTACTGGAGACGCTGCATCTGGTATTATTGATCCCAGCTTGCCCCAGTTCCTTTTAGTTGCTGCTATTTCTTCTCTGGGTGTTGGAGCTACTCTAAATAAACTAGTTCTCCCGAGATTGAACCAG CTTCCTCAAAAGTCAGTGGATGTAACTGCAATCAAGCAGAAGCTGTTATCTCAATATGATGTGCTTCAGTCTCGCATCAAGGAACTAAAAGAAGCAGCTGAAAAAGAG GTATGGATGTTGGCTCGGATGTGTCAACTGGAGAACAAAATTTTTGCTGTTGGAGAACTTTCTTATCG TGCTCGTATAGATAGGTTGAAAAGGGTCCGAGAAGGATTGGAAAAGTCACTCAAAGGACTGATTGGACTCATTGATAGCTATGCAAGA ATTTCTTCCatgattgaaattgaagttgaaatggACTCTGATGTTCTTGCTGCTGAAGCAATGAGCAATGTG gaaagcaTTGCTGAACAGATACAGAAAATTATGGAACTGGAAAATCTTGAAGAG AGATGGAGACTACAAGCTGAAGCAAATGATGAGGCTGAAAGACTACTTAGTTCCCAACCTGTACCTACCGAGCAGGTTTAG